tgggaaaaattctcaaattctgattttttgtacatttccTTAGCTCAGCAAAGGAATTTCAAACAACTCTTAGGtttcaaattgaagaaaagttCCAGAAAGAATCTGATTATTCTTTTCAGGAGCGGTTCTACGTGAAAAAGAGGATGCACATATCGCTGCTGCAATACAGTATACCGTGGAATGGTTGAACCAGAGAGGAATTTACGGAGAAGTCGAATATCTAATCGATTATTTAGATGACGTTGATCATTACGACGCACTAAAGAAAggtattctttctttcatatGACTTCAGAAGGTTTCTCTGCGTTCTTTCTaacgattttttaaagcatgtTCAATGTTCGAACGTGACCGTGTAATTGCACTGATTGGTGGTTCGCATGCACTTCTTAATGCACAATTAGAGAGGCTCACGGATCAGGTACGTTATTCCTGGCCTGGTTTTGCAATCAATAACGCAGTCATAGCAGGGTAGCTGTAGTGTACATAGTTGGGTCAAGACGACGTCAAACTCGGTGCacgcaagcggctgcactcggaACGATGCGGTGGAGCAAAGCGGttcgaatcgaggtgggaccatcgcgaactgcacctaggagtggtgctagcgagggtcccctCTCAATCCCAACCTCCACCGCATTTGcccaactgcaccgagcttcatatcgttttgacccgaccgaCGATGCCTGATTAGTTGTGCTTTTCAGCTCGATATTCCGCTACTAACAGCAATCGATGACGTGGAGCCGAATAATGGAAATACAAAGGTGATTTATAGGAATTGATGTTATCAAATTGGGCTCTTCATGTAAGATCATCGTCATCTGCACTGACCCACTTTCAAACGATCCCACTATTGATTTATTCGGAAAAAGCTCGGAAAGTCATTGCCTAAAGGTGTCGTAACACTAGATTGCCGATGTTGGAATCTTTATGAGGGTACGAAGTtgagattacgagtatgagcgtgggaacgctcaattctccctaatcgtggTGAAAAACGCCGTGGGAAAAtgcatttgttcctacgacTTGCGTGAGAACACCGAACAATTATGCAGGCGCCGCATCCACTAACGAGCTgcagatcaatgaggtctcctcaacagctcaatcaagtaaaaccaatcaatatgagagagaagagagaacCGGAGAGTGTGCAAAGTTGACgagttctaacgtatctcgtaggaacaaacgtttttcgcaccgtttttcaggacgattaccGGGGAATTGACGGGAGCCACGCTTATGTACACATAATCTACGCTACAAATTCTATATTGTTCCATTGAAACCCAAATTTCGTCAGTTTTACGaacacgctgcctttaaataatttgTTAATTAATGCgattataagtttttttttaaaataaataattcatagTGGACCTCCGCATTACTAAGAATTCTTGTATAAAAATAGTCTGCTACTATTCTGAAAATACTTTCAGAGCGGCCACGGTAATTCTCCGTCAAAAAAAGACACATGtttgcgtgtttttttttgtatccaaCTATCAAACTGAAGAACTATCCAAATAGTTAGTTCATtggaaaactttttgaaaaagactCTTGCAAGTACACTTACTTTCCAAATTTAATTAGTGTAGCGCACACAGACAGCAGCGCCTTGAGGACTTATAAAAACGGAACGCAATTTCGATCAGATTTTGACTTTTTGTCACATTATAGGGTGGCATGCAAGCATAAGGACGAAGACAAGAGGTTACATTCGTGAAATCCGTAAATTCATTCCTTGGAGAAGAGCAGACCACAGTTTCATACTAATGTGCCTAAAAATTTCGTGTATTTCATTTCCAGATCGCCTTCTTTCCGCGTGCGCAACTTTTTGAAGCAACAGTTGATCTGTTCCGGCATTGGCGATGGAATCGGATCACAATTGTGTACGAGGAAGATGAACGTAAGTACCGTACTCTAGAGTCATTCTCAGCAATGACTGCACGATCGCACGACGTTCCACCCAGGAATCCGCCGATTGGAGCCATTACTGATTAGCGATGtgtattcgaatattcgatttcAAGTGATTAAAGTGCAACGCGGTGACTATATGAGAGCTGCCAGAGAGGTACGTGTTCTCTTaagtttttcctaattttcacACGAACACACTCAAGCAAgcgagataaaaaaaatgacttcaggtgaaagaaatggaagaatgtCGATATCAGGCCAGTAAGGATTGCACTGAGTTCAGCCGAGTGTTACTGGACTTGAATCCGGAGCACACATACAATTTCCTCTTAGCGGTTTGTTCAATGATTGGTATAGATGAGCAGAAGAGTGCACCACTGATCTTTTAGGCACTTCAAATGGGTCTCATTGACGTCAAACACTGGTTCCTGCTTACGAATATGGTAATTTACGAGAAGTTAATCGCCAGAAACACACTGCAATATATAATGCATAATCAGAAATTATTTCGCGAATGTCAAGATCCAGGATAATTTTCATCTACATAATCAGGAACGCGAAACACTACGTCCGCTTTCCCAGAGCTCCGTAGTTTTTTATGTTTCATGCATTGTTCATGACTCATTATGGGAATTCTGGCTGTTATCGAAAACgattccaatgtttttcgaacGAGAACGTCGGGTTAGCGTGACAATCTCAAGACTGCTATGTTAAAAATGCTATTGTCTGCGTCGAGCGCCTAAAAGATTGatggttttgattttacgagcccaTCTAGGTGCTTCTTGACTCGGGTACACAGTGCTCTTcttatagtggggtcaaaacgacatgaaacacgtacgcggctcctctcgaggcgcttcggtgtaGCGTAGCAGCTAGGAGCGTGATGAACCCTTCCTGGCACCacacatcgctgcagtttgcgacggccgctcctcggttccaactgctccCTCCAtggcgccgtttcgagcgcctACGTAAATGCACCGTAACCACACTCgtaattcatgtcgttttgaccacaATATATTTCGTGTAGTGTACTTAGACCAACATAAGTGGCAGATATATAACTCCTGACACCACTTAATTATACTTGGGTTAAAAGTACATGAGGCATGGTGCCATTGCGTGCGCGTCTGCGCtggaaacggcgcggtggagtgtagcggctgagatcaaggtgggaccattgggAACTGCAACGAGTGCTACTAAGGGTCCCTCtttgatcctaaccgcttcgagcgctgcaGCTTATGCAgatgcaccgagcttcatttcgttttgaccttacaaCATCATTCAGTTATCTTGGCTTTAACTCGGACAAACGTCGCAGCTAGGTTGTTTCACAAAATCTCATGAAGATAAGATTGCgaactagttctttttttctaaattttgtcAGCTGATATTTgtcagaaaagatttttttttccctgacgGACGTTCTCTAAAACCTCTTGAACAAgaagcgcttttttttcctttttgacaATTGCTGGACGCATTAGACAACAGAAGATAAatgggaaaattcaaaatttgagaacaAGTATAAGCGCCAGGGGTAATGTTCACTTGGGATTTGCTTTGATGACTAGATCAAAGCTTAATGTAGTAAGAATGCGTCACGGAGGGAACTCAGACACATTTTGGTTGCCCGAATGGGCATAACTGGTGGTGactacaaatacaaataaatgggCACATCTTTTATAGGAGTTGTCTTCAATGAACATGGAACTGTTCCGGTTCAACCATGCTCGCTTTGTTTCACCGTATCCAGTCGATCCGACATTTTTGACGGAAAACCATCACATCTTCAACTTTACGCAGTTCCAACAACATATTCGCCAAAAATGGAACACAAAAACGTCGTCCAGCAAGAATTTCAAGCTGGTGGGTTCAGTTGATGGACGAGAACGGATACAGATTGATTCCAAGTCGCCAGCTTCTTTTTAGATAGAAGCAATCTTCACGTTTGATGCAATTTACACTTTTGCAAACACGTTTACGGATGTTTCGGCAACAATGATGGTAAGCGAATTCGTCTATTGTCCCAAAACGGTAGAGTGGTGGCAGAAAAGCAGTGGAATTTAACACGGGATTGACGGTAACGCTTTTCTGCACATTTGGTGCGTGGGACtaacattattatattagtatGCTATATTGGGAATATAATTCAAAGATAATGAGCTAATgaatcacaagaaaaatcttctaaaaaaattaggaaatcatgaaaattaACCGTTGAAAACCCGACAGTTCCGCGCTGAGCCACCCTCTCGTCAAAGTGTTAAAACGACCACAAGGTCCGCGCGAATATCGGCCTCCTGTCACAATGAATGAATTCACAGAGTGTATTTTCTCTTCTGGAACAATCCAGTATTAGATGTTGATCCAAGAGTTAGTTTATGTGGTCCAATTCTTGCAAAATGAGGTGTGTGAGTACTTGTGCAGTGGAAAGAATGTTTCGTCAATTGAAAGCGTCGCTTTCTGTAGATGGAAAGTGAAGGTAGGTCCTGTACGAGCGATGGTGACGAGATTACGACTGGTATCCTCCTTGAGACCATTTGTAAACGGATCCAGAGAGAGGAAAAGATAGTGAAGTAGGTCTTGGCGGTATTCTTTATAGTTGATAAACCGTGTTTTGTTCCGTAGGTACTTCCAATCTGTTCTAGTTAGGTGTTACCTCCAGAGAGATGAGCACATTCCCGAAATGCTTTACAATAAGCGCGCAGCTTCAGCAATTCTATACATTTCCAGATGTAGAGCGCAGTGCAGGAAAAGAACTAGCTGTCCTCTTATGGGGACCTCAGAAGCCTGAGGCTTTTTGGGCCTTCGACAAGTCTCATTCGCTTTTCACCTAAAAAACccgcttttcacctttacacCTAAAAACACGCGATTTTGTTCAGCAGCTGCAGTAATATAATTCACGCAAATGTGATAATAGTAATGGAACATGGAGTTTAAAGTTCtcaattgtttgttttgttgttttgttttgtgttttgttttgtttttttataagCGCTACTGACATGTAGTCCttatgaatttttctcttaaaaagtAGCAAATCACCGGAACATAGgcatttgattgatttgcttgagctgtagccaagattgggaattttttgtaaatagtTCGGATCTTCTGCGGAGTCTTCAAACCCTTCTTCTAATAATCCGTCAAATTTCCTTGATGGCTTTTCAAGTTCGGAAAACCAGTAGATCTTTACTGTAATGTTCAttttcgactgtccttgaatcttgacaTGATTTAATACGCAcgttttgattgatttgcttgagctgtagccaagattgctaTTGATCTTCCTTAATAACTAACAGTTAATGTTTTGGCGTTATCggcttcgtcagagcctggaaaatcaaagccatcagtgattCATCCACTCAAGCGCCTCATTACCCTACAGAAACCATTCAAACGACAGGAaaacttaaaagcatcactccacgaatttgaggtggcacggatttcaggtggagtattcttatacgggatagtagattatggagaggggagtgattccgtccatttcttcctaattgccgtaaaaaacggtcctgaagatgcgacgcgtgcacaaggctggcgcgctccagtcggactcgttgtagaaaatagcgcccctgGGCGCTCCaagtcttccgggccgtttttttttcgccaattaagaagagatggacgtaatcaccctcccctccataatctattatcccgtatacgaatactccacctgaaatccgtaccacctcagattcgtggggtgatgcctttaagggacaacacatcggctagctctTACCTCATTTGCTAACTCGGGTAATGTAAccgaccaccacgtaccacaactacgaatcacaagggttttttatAGGGAATTGACAACCCgtcccgtagatcaaaatccgCAGAGGTTTGTATGAGGCTAGTTCGTTTCTggtcgcaatgcactcatcctctCTGTTCATTTTTAGACCTTTGGCAGTTATCCAAAATACCTCAACTGTTTTTCGCGCAGTGACGTCAGACTCGTAGAGTAGTATCGTAACTTTTGCCTCCTTTTCGGGGATGGAAATTAGGGAACCACATGATCCGTCGGGGAATCTTTATAACGTAGGGACCTTAGTAATTGATGTAAGTAGTATGGATATCGAAAACTTTTCTTATCATTATAAATCTTTGTAATTTTCAAATGTGTAGTGGAAATTGACCTAATCGAGTCATTTAGGATACGACAGATGCGACAAAGAGTTATTTCCTGCTCCCTACTATTTTCTTGAAAGGGGGTGCTTGCAGTTTTAATGTTTATACGTAGTCCCGTGTAGGAAACGCAGCTAGATATCAATTTGTAGTCCTCTATGCATCACAATCCTGTCGTCAgtaattttatggaaattcGCTGACCTTCTCTGTTCACAGCTTGACGATCTTCCATTAACCACGTGTCGAAAGCCAACGAGGAATGCTCGAAGGTATCAACATGGAAGAACTCTCATCGATAGTATGATGATCAATGTGAGTGGATTCATTCATGATTCAATCCATACTATCACGCTTTCCGAGAGCATTGTCAACTGGAGGTTCGGCTGCATGGGATCTAAAGGATCTGCTCTTGTATCTCTTCTCTTGTAGTGAGGTAGCAAGTTCCGTTTTAAATTCCAGAATCTTCGCGGGTTAACGGGTGACCTTCGTCGATTGAATGGGAATCCAATAAGAAGCAACTATTCCATGCGAATCCATCTGCTTGGTTACAGTGGAAAACTGGAAGATGTAGGTCCCGTAGAACATTATCGCAGTTTCTGTGCTAAACAGcatctatgaaattttttcccaGATTGGTTTTTGGGAACCTGCAACGGAAGTTCATGTGAACATGAGCGGTGACTCCAAAGAGCAATTGAGAAAGAACGTTCAAGTGTCGGATGAACTAAAACCACACTTCCGAGTGACGACCATTATGGTGAATTTGCTTGCTTTCCCTCAATTTTTCCCCTCAAGACTGATCTCCAATCCATTTTAAGGAAAGGCCATACGTTATGTTGAAGAAGAATCACTACGAACTGTATGCGAATTCGAAATTCGAAGGTTTTTGTATTGATCTGTTAGCCGAGCTTTCAAAAGATCTTGGtgagttcaaaaaaagatcagaTAACCTGAAGAATCAGCATTAAACATGAAGTAGAATGTTATCTACCGAAAAACACCCCTGGTACTGGCGTTCAGTAACTTCAAAGGATTCGGTGACGTCGGTGAGGCGACAACCCATTCCACATGGATGTAGAACCGTAAGCTTCCACGAAGTAAAAGTTTACCCTGCCTCGAAATTAACGATTAACAATTAAGCGTTGGAACGATTAGAGTAATAAGGAGGACAGAGGGAATTGTAGAGAATTTGTGTGCGTTCCCAGAGACCATTGTCGgtatttccgtaaaaaatgaCTACGTCGATAGTTTGATGAAATCTGATcagtaattaataaaaacaatctGCAATTTTGATGTAGTTTTGTGAACATgagagctttttttctggattctgaTCCTAACTATGATCTCACATAGgaattaaaagcagcatatcgTGAAACTGACATAGTAGGGAAATCCCAGAGGAACGTAGAGTTCttgttgtagattacggaaacgagctTGACTACACTCCATTCCCTcaagtcgtcgtaaaaacggcgtgggaactgctTTAAATCCTACGAGATACTTCAGGATCATCGTTGTATCCTGCTCCGCTCCCCTCAGCAACCATTCaatagttttacttgaacagacTGCTGAAGAGATCTCTCATTGATctccgaccgctcgctcgtggacgcgtcACATGCACGGGGTGGcacgttgcaactgatttcgtaggaaggAATGttgtcttccacgccgtttttaacgaCAATTAGAGGAAGATGGGCGGAGTCACGCTAGTTCCCGTAATccacaacccgaactctacgttctTCCTGAGGTTCCGGTAACACgtcgatttcgtgatacgctgcctttgactGAGTCTAGGGACAAAATGGCTTTTCCTAATCataatctttttatttcaactgGGAGAAAAAGGTGTGCACAGAGTACGCCATAAGTATCACACCACTAACTCATCGACTAGACCGGTCCATAAAAAAATCCCACCAGTAGCAGATAAGAAAAGGGTccgctgaagaaaaaatatcaatcaatataaaaaaatagaaaagtctcaaagagaaaaacgGTACTTTTTTGCTCTTAACTATGATTTCTAGGCTTTACGTATACCATCCACGCTGTAAAAGATGGCAAATACGGGAACGATGTCTACGGAAACGGTTCATGGGATGGAATGATCGGAGAAATACTTCGCGGGGTCAGTTGTGCTTCTATTTAAAGGTAATCCACTCAACTTCGTTCACTTACtgtaatttttgcattttttgtagGAAGCAGAGATGGCAGTGGCACCACTGACAGTGAATTTTCGGCGTTCTGAAGTAGTCTCGTTCACAAAACCGTTTCTTTCGCTTGGGATAAGCATCCTCTACAAGGTAAGGGTATGTAGAGTGTTCAGTAGGGCTACTAAACCGAATGTAAAGAAGTAGCGGAAGTTTCGCTACGAGATATTAATAAATCCATTTGAGGATTGAAAGGGCATAGATGGATGTGGTTGCTTCATAAGAGGCCTGCCCGAAAGAGAAAAGCATCAAAGAACTGGTGCAAGTTGGCAGTCAAGCTAATTTTCGCAGATTTGCCACAACGcagccatttttttaaaggcaactTATAACGAAAGTAACGATGTTGTGTTCTTTGTGGGGAAATATAGATttcgaggtgtagattacgagtatgagtgtggcCCATGTCAATCCACGAgcccgcatccacgagcgagcgatcGAAATCAATGAAGCGTTCTCAGCAGTCTGTTCCAGTAAAACTTGAGAATAGATTGCAGAGGGATCTAATTAGTGCTTTCTGTTGTACCTCCTAGGAACAAACGCTGTCTCTCGCCGTTTTTCGACGAGGACGATTATATAGAATTGACCTGGGTCACATCCATactcttaaaggcaccaccccacgaatttgacgtggtatggatttccgatgagCAAAGATTATGTGGGGGTCgcagattgcagaaacggatcggatcccgctcattccttcataatcgccgtaaaaaaaaaacggcccggaagatgcggcgcgtgcacaacggtggtgcgctccaatagaactttAAGCATTCCGGGACGCTGCTTTCTACTACGAGTTctgttggagcgcgccagccttccggggcgttttttacggcgattaggaagaaatgagcgggatcgcACCCGTTtctacaatctacgacctcgtataatctttgaccatcggaaatccataccatgtcaaattcgtggggtgatggctttaaccTGCACCCGGAACTCTATAGTTGCCCACAGACCCCAACATCGTGTGTTTTATGATACCTTGTGTTTAAAATCGCTAATGTGCAATTAATCTATATATTCAACTAAAGGACACAGATCAGTAGTCTGAACGACTCtactctttttctcatttccattCAGGTACCAGATGACTACCAACCGGACCTGTTCTCATTTCTCAATCCACTTTCCTGGCAGATTTGGATGGCAATACTGGCTGCTATTGGTGCGATTCAAATGGTTCCATACTAACAAAATGATACCGGAACAACAAGAGATTGTTATAGCATGCGTAACCGTTGGCATGTATACGGTATCGCGGGTAACACCCTACGAGTGGAATTTGAATTTCTCATGCTGTACGGCACATCAACCACATCCTGGTGCTGCGTTTGTAGATTCACCTGTGGAGTTATCGAATAATTACAGTTTCTGGAACACTCTGTGGTAAGGACTAAATCTTTTCGCGAACATTataattattcgaaaaaaaaagattaagaaaaaacataaagatGACGAAAAGTCCTAACAAATTAGCCACATTACAACAGAAAACGAGTAGAATTAAAAGGGAGACGAATAGTGGAgaagtggaaatttttccgCAAGAAATCTGAATGTTAATTATAAAATAACCTTAATTTCGGGCTCACATTGAAAAGTATTAGGTTCAAAGacaggaaatttcaaaaaaaaaattagaaaagaacaaTATTTATACTCAACATTGCTACGAATCCTTTTTTAACCCATTAACCACCGCTAGCGTTTTTGCGGGTACAGAATGAAAccacttttaaaggcatcaccccatgaatctggagtggtgcgggtttcaggtgggttatacctatacggggtcgtagattatgattccgtccatttcttcctaattgccggaaaaaacggaagatgcggcgcgtgcacgaggctggcgcgctccaatcgaactcgttgtaaagaatagcgccccggaacgctcgaagctgcatttttcgggtcgttttttactgcaattaaaAAGGAATGGTCGAAATCGCCCTCctccctataatctacgaccccgtataggcataactcaccagaaacccgtaccatctcatattcgtgaggtgatgcctttaagcatctcatcgtcagaagaaaaatcaatgataaattataaaattaccTTTGACTATTGTTTATGTAGCCTTCGCTGGAAGTTCATTAGTCTATTAAGcgtatgaaattttttcaaaataacgcAAAACTAGTAACAAAGACAGCGTACACAGCTGCCCTGCTTGTGGAtaggtttgaaagaaaacagcacAGAGGAataacagagaaagaattaATTTTCATAAACATTCCATTCGCGCAGAGAGAGACATCTGTGTAACGGATTTTAAGGGTTTTCAGAATGTTCTCTTTGTCCTATCTGATCATCAAGCAGCAATTATTGGGTCCCACTTTCCaaagaaaatactttttttacgAGTGCAAATTAGAGTTCAGCAATGTAATTACCATCATTATAGGGCAACGTCTACCCACTTAATGGGCAAAGTCTCAGTGCTCTTGTTCCAGAGGGAGAGGGGCGGCGACGACAAAAAGTCGTTAAGCGCGTTTTTGATCTGTGGAAGTCTTTTCATTCAGATGTTGTTTCAGAGCCCGAAACAAGTGATAGTCGGATGGAGTAAGATCCGAACTATAGGGGGTGCGGGGCACGGTCGTCCAGAAATTGTGCGTCACCGCTGCCGTCTTAGATCTCGCGTTCTCATGCAGCAGTGGGACTTCGAGGCGTTTGGGGCGTTTTCTTAAAAGTTCCTGGACTTGTTTCACGTAAATCTTAGCGTTGACTGTCTTCTGATCCATTTGATTGATCCAAACAGttgcagaaatttctcgaaaaaaacaaaaatccaaaGTAAAAGTTCGAAATCAAATGCGGGAAAAACGATATGCAAAGTTCCAATACATAGAGACTGTTGGTGTTCGAGAATGAGAGTCGATCAAGAATGAGGAATTAAATCCGTgataaaattattgatttgatTCAAGGACTTTGATGCATGGGATACCTCTGTGAACCGTAGACTACTTCAAACTGAGCCCTAgacagtagttttttttttgtttttctcctacTGCTAAAGTAATTTTCTAGGTACGTGACCAGCACAATGCTAAAAGGCGGTTGCGACTTTGGTCCAAGGGCTGTATCAACCAGACTTCTAGGAGGTTAGTACTTATTTCAGTTATCCCACAGGTATTTTACCTCTACTAACTATACTCCGCGTTCGATTGAGGCAGTAAGTGTAGAAAACatgagttaaaggcagcgcatcacgaaattgacaaggttgacaacaaaGAAGCACCAATCTGATGATGCATGTCTCTTTTAGACAGACTTCTCGAGGACAGCAGCacatcaagaaattgacgtggtacggaaaccgcgtgaaaattgaagaattcaaGTTacagattacggaaacgagcgtggctTCGCTCATCCTCCtcaaaaaaatggcgtggaagacggcgttgtttcttaaaggcagcacaccacgaatttCACATGGCCAGGGAATCAACGGGAAAATCAGCGGGAAGAGATAAAATTATAGATTGTAGGATCctaggtggttccgctcatctcttcctaattgtcgtaaaaaaacggcgtggaaaccgctttatttcctacgaggcaggTTAGAACGTCCGTCTATTTActcgttccggtcccctcagcagcaaattcattggtttcaaGTGAATGGACTGGTGAAAAGACCTCACTGCTTCGATCGCTCACATTTGGATGCGCAGCGTACACAAAGATGGCGCGTTGGAACCGAAATCGTCGTCgaaactggaaaaaatggcttccacgccgttttccagTGGTTTCAACGTCGTTTTTAAGGACGACTAGGAGGAAATGAGTGAGATCGCGCTCATAATCGTAATCaacaccccgaactctatatctTACCACCAGTTTCAAAACTTTGTATACTATTTTTGGTGTACGATGCCTTTGAGCAGTATGTAAAGTCCTGAGAATGCGTCACGGTTGCTTGGACAAACGTAGCAGGTATGGGCAGTCAAACATAAGGACACCATGTTTTTACTTGAACTCTTccttaattaaaaaaaataaaaggaagtcaaaagtcactggcatatcaatccacCTGGGGCGTGCCTACATGTTTCACTGCAATctgtaatcgttgaggttttgaaacggctctggtaccaatttatcgacccctgtGGGATGAAGGATTTGGTTGAcactagggcgatttcgaaccttCAACTGTGCGGCCATAGGGGACCTCGTACCGCCTGCGCCGACGATCGGCCCCTTTTGCTTTTCGTTCGGTTTCCTAAGTATAAAGCCGTCAACTTAGTTCTGGCGTGATCACT
The Necator americanus strain Aroian chromosome I, whole genome shotgun sequence genome window above contains:
- a CDS encoding hypothetical protein (NECATOR_CHRI.G999.T1); translation: MKHLFAVFLAIYAFRTSRSYKIGAVLREKEDAHIAAAIQYTVEWLNQRGIYGEVEYLIDYLDDVDHYDALKKACSMFERDRVIALIGGSHALLNAQLERLTDQLDIPLLTAIDDVEPNNGNTKIAFFPRAQLFEATVDLFRHWRWNRITIVYEEDERIRRLEPLLISDVYSNIRFQVIKVQRGDYMRAAREVKEMEECRYQASKDCTEFSRVLLDLNPEHTYNFLLAALQMGLIDVKHWFLLTNMELSSMNMELFRFNHARFVSPYPVDPTFLTENHHIFNFTQFQQHIRQKWNTKTSSSKNFKLIEAIFTFDAIYTFANTFTDVSATMMLDDLPLTTCRKPTRNARRYQHGRTLIDSMMINNLRGLTGDLRRLNGNPIRSNYSMRIHLLGYSGKLEDIGFWEPATEVHVNMSGDSKEQLRKNVQVSDELKPHFRVTTIMERPYVMLKKNHYELYANSKFEGFCIDLLAELSKDLGFTYTIHAVKDGKYGNDVYGNGSWDGMIGEILRGEAEMAVAPLTVNFRRSEVVSFTKPFLSLGISILYKVPDDYQPDLFSFLNPLSWQIWMAILAAIACVTVGMYTVSRVTPYEWNLNFSCCTAHQPHPGAAFVDSPVELSNNYSFWNTLWYVTSTMLKGGCDFGPRAVSTRLLGGTWWVFTLVIISAYTANLAAVLTVSRPFIPIKNLDDLANQTTISYGTIKGGSTMQFFQESRISSHVKMWEYMKNRDVFVKGNREGVEMVLSKNYAYLMESTSLEFEVSQNCNLTQIGGVLGSKGYGIALQKKSEWTDRISRQILLYQKRGIIEMKKTKWWRSKGATCSGAGSAVKQQRFSLSLHNVAGLFIILGAGLLFGFLTVVVELFIRCRQLAKKENISFWAEVVSELRFGLNLNKVSDHRSRKKSIKQNGAVPPDVPYQAAQLAHNGNSSIMRRKK